CCACAAGAGTTTGGATTACCATGTGATATCGGCAGTCATTATGCCAATGGTTAGGGCTGATGCATCCATCAGCATCAAGGTGCTCCTAAATGCCACCGCCATCTATGGTTAGGCCGACTTACAGGAGGGTCTGGTTGGCTAAGCAGAAGGCTGTTGCCCTCATCTATGGTGACTGGGATGAGTCGTACAACGAGCTCCCAAGGTGGGTGTTAGGAGTCCAGTTGATGATGGCTGCTACTGTTGCAGTCCTAAGGACGAGCCCTATTCGTGTCGGTGGACAGTTGGACGAGTCTCGAGCTTATTTTCACAGACTATTCTGGACGTTTCCACCATGTATCGAGGCATTCCGTCATTACAAGCCTCTAATTAGTATTGACGGCACCCATCTGTATGGCAAGTATGGGGGAACGTTGCTTGTCGCGATTGAACAGAACGGGAACTCTAACATACTCCCTGTTGCATTCGCATTAGTCGAGGGTGAGAATGCTGAGTCGTGGTCCTTCTTTCTCTCCCACCTGCGTGAGCATGTGACACCACAGCCGGGTCTGCTGGTTATCTCGGACAGGCATAACGGCATCAAGGCCGCGCTTGAGACTCCTGACAGAGGCTGGTTACCTCCGTCTGCATACCGGGCATTCTGCATTCGACATGTTGCGGCAAATTTTGCCCTCACCTTCAAGGGCAAAGACGCAAGGAGGCTACTTGTGAATGCAGCGTACGCTAAGACCGAGGTCGAGTTCCATTACTGGTTTGATATTCTTAGGTCCGAAGACCTGGCGATGTGTGACTGGGCGAACCGGATTGAGTATTCGTTGTGGACACAGCATTGTGATGAGGGGCGTAGATTCGGACACATGACGATGAATATATCTGAGTGTGTAAACTCGATCCTCAAGGGTGTTAGAAATCTTCCTGTGTGCTCGCTAGTGAAGGCAACATACGGAAGGTTGGCCGAATTATTTGTTCGCAAAGGGAGAGAGGCTGAGGCGCAGATAGGAACCGGACAACAATTTAGTTAGCACTTGGTGAAGTGTATAGAGGCCAACTTGAAGACGGCTAGGTGCTTCACGGTTACTGTGTACGACAGGGATAACTCCGAGTTCACCGTCACAGAGACAACTCCGACTGGTTCTTTCTCACTGGGTAGTTACAGAGTCTTGCTTGCATCTCAGACATGTGACTGCGGATCCTTCTAAGCACTTCATTTCCTGTGTCCCCACGCACTGGCATGCTGTGCCTACTCACGGCTTACATGGGAGCCTTACGTCCACCAGGTGTATCGTCTTAGTTCGGTCTTCAGTGTGTATCGGATGGGTTTCACACCTCCCATTCCGGAGAGGTTCTGGCCACCATATGACGGGCCGACTGTCATCCCTGACCCCAATAAGAGGCGTGCGAGAGAGGGTCGTCCGAGGTCCACTTGGATACGGACCAATATGGATGAGGCAGATCTGAACCGGCCAAAGAGATGTGGGCTTTGTCGGCAGCCCGGCCACACACGTCGGAGTTGCCCACAGCTCGGAGGAGCAGAGCACACACGGGGACATGATTAGGTGTATTTGTGGCTTTGGTACTTTTGTTGTTTCAATTTCGCGTTTAGATTCCACTATTATCGGTTTTCTTACTTGTAGTTGGTGACTGATAGAATTTGTTAACGTTAGTGCGATGTACTTTGAATGGGATTTTAGTTAATGAATATGTTCTGTCTGCGCAGTTTTAAACGAAATGTATGTCTAATGCACACCGGAATAAATAACTGTACGAGTTTTATTAAGACATGATGCGGAAACTatgttcataaattaaattgctGTGTGGAATGAATTcttagtaattcgaaccaatttAGTTCGAATTACTTGGTGACTATTTCTTCATTGTAATTCGAACCTAATTGGCTCAAATTATGGAGTTAGAGTCCGAACCAAATTGGTTCGGATTATGTTGATATGGGTTACaatgtgtaattcgaacctatttggttcgaattacatggaAAGTGAGTTCGAACCATGTTGGTTCGAACTCCATAGAAATGTGCTTTGGTTGATTGATGAATCAGATTTTGCTTTGGCTTATTTGTGTCAAATTGTTCTCTCCTTGGCTTGTTTATGTTTTTTACCCTTTATCTCGagtatattaaattaatttttcttgtatATATCTCGAATGTAccgaaataatttttttaaggtATTACACATCTTAGATACATCGTGCTTATTTATAggctcaattttttttatatgccAGGAGTTTGTGTGTTGTGTGTGGATATGGAGAATATGGGTGCTAAAAATTGGTGTGGGACAGATTTTAGCTGAAACAATGAAGGAAGAATTCGGATCATTCGATTtctttgtttaaaaattttgaccacAAATTGGGCGGTCCGATTTGTGTGGAAAcaagaatttgaattttggattaGGAAATCGGACCGTCCAATTTCTATGttgatgtaattttttttattttgcaaaaatcaaatcggacggtccgagttgattattatatatttttttaaatcagaCATAACTAATTGCTGGGTCcgatttatatatataagtgtGTGTAACTTGTAAATCACTTCTTagatctccttttcttgttcttcttgttctgcttgttcttcttcttccttcagCTCCTGTATCTCTCTTCTTTCGTATGaactaaaaaaatttgttagtgAAGTTCCTATTTATGCGAGTGAGAGAAATGGATGATAGAGtcctattaaaaatatattattttggtcaaattttgttacaaacatTTGAAggagtaaaatttatttgtgaaaatccATTAGATGTTGTTATTTCATTCACAATCTCATTTGAAGAGTTTAAAAGTGTCATTTGTTAGAAGATAGATTCTGAGATGTCAAGAAAAATATCATGTATTTTATACAGATATCCATACCGGTATTTTGTGAATTCGTTCAATTTCAAACCAAATATATAACTGACGAAGCGAGTATGCAAGAGatgttttcaatgtatattgaaAGTCGCACTCAGATCTCGTTCATCGAGTGGTACATTGAATTCGAATAATCTGAAGTCGACTGAAATATTGAACAGAAAAATTACAATAGTGACAATGAGAAAGAGTTCGAAAGCAATTACGAAATTGTTGGTCTAGAGGGAGACGAAGATCAAGGTGATGGCATTATGGAGGCAAATGTGATAGACGTGACAAATGCATTGGCAAACGAACATCTATTTGAAGAGCCATCTTTCATGCGAGCTTCGAATTTAGAAGCCATGCATGCTTCGAAATTTTCTGAATATATAAATACAGGTACGTGACATGTGAAAATATACTTAATTAACTTTTGTTTATgtgtttaaattatttttatattaatattaaaatataaattaatattataaatattgcTTCGATATATGAATATTTATTTAAGTTAGTATTAAATTTTTGGTATGAACGATTTATAAGTTTTAgatagattttaattttaattttacttattaaatatttgtttattaaatatttatggtATGACTGTCGTCGTGGTAGAAATTTCTATGACTGGAAGACTGTCTGTCGGAAGACCAAGAATAACAACCACATCTTTCAGTGTCACAGTATATTCACCAACCAGAAAGTGAAAGGTATGTGTGTTTGGGTGCCACCTTTCGACTAGAGCATTTATCAGAGTTTTCTGACATTAAACTATTCTAAtatgaaaaatatgataaaaatcaATAAATCGTAAATGCTCCTCCACCTTATCATTGTACCGATCCAGAGACAGTGGGTGATCACATGTCAAATACCGTGAACTTTATAAAAACATAACAAATTATTAGTCAAATCATTAACAATTACTAATTTACTACTAAAAGATAATAATTTTCTAACTAGAGCAACTAATTTATTAAACTCATgctaaaatttttgttaattaactaatttaataaatatcatTTATGACTAACctatcaattaattaactatcattattaaaaaattttcacaatTAATTAAACAAGACATATTAATTGAAATCACACAATTATCATAGATAATTTTACTAAATCtaattaaaacaaataattttactaaattcaGTTTACTAAATtctcaaataataataatttaacttctaaatttaattaataatccTATAAATTATTTCTATATCATTAACTACCGGATAATAATTCCTATATCACTAACTACAATTTTTAACAtactattaataataataactaataggTAATTTCAATTCTTATTTAACTGTTCCACTTTATTATTAAAACCACaactataataatatatttatgtcaattaaaaaactaataataaacaaataattattaCCAAAAAATAGATATATTATATCTTACCAAAtctaattattaatcaaaattctcaacattattacaaaaaattattataatttctaaaattataatttctaaaattattatataaaattctaaACCTGTATTTTTTACTAATCTATCACATTAATCTaattcaaatattattattgattaaaatattttctaactacatctaaatatatatatttctaactattatttaagtatatatttttaaatttctatcaataataataataataattctctCACATATATATATTCCTAAATTCAATttccaacaacaataataataattaaatttctaagaataataattataattctaaaatataaaaaatttaaaaaataaacttaTATAATCAAGATGGCATAGCTATTTAACAATATAAAGTTTAAGACGATCAACatctttatatttttgtttctgTTCCGTCTGGAGGGTGTCGAGGTGTGTGATTTCCGGTTGGACACTTGACTCCTTGACTGAGCTATACGTCGTATTAGTTCAATGATGTGGAATGACCTCGGTCCTCTGAAACACGGCGGCGGGAGCACCTGCacaagacactccgacgctcaagtaaGTATGTGAGTTATAAAAGAGTAGAGAATAATGAGTAAGAATGAGTTCTGTGACCTGTCCTCTGTGGTTTGGGTTAGGTTTAGTTTTATAGGCGTGTGGTGTATTGGTTTGTTTCGAATTATTAGGAAAGTGCAGTTATTGATATCTTTGACCTGTGCAGAGACGTGATTGAGTATGAGGGAGTGAGTTTCGCGATTGTGGATGACGCTGATAACCTGATCGCGTTTTGGTTGGAGGTTTTTGTGCTTTTACTCGGTCTTTCCGAGTTTTTAGGTTGATAACCAAGTTTTGAGTTTTCCTCCGAGTTAGGTGGTGTACACATCATAGCCCCCGAGTTCGTCCAATGTTGTTTGTAATGATGTTGGGCGAACTTTAGTTGATTAGTTGCTGACTTTGTTTTTTGTGGGTCAACAAGTTTTTGTTGCTGTTGGGCCTTCGTGGCCCATTTGAAGGATTTTGAAAGGAAATTGGGGTGACTCTTTGGTTATTCCCGTGACTCATTTAATGTGCCATTATGTGGATTGATTCCCCATGTTGACGGTAGTTATTGACTAAGGTTTCCACTAACTTAGTGGGCTTTGTAATAATAGCTGTACTTCGTTTTGGGACTCTTCATTTTACTGCTTCGTTTCTTCCCTTTTTTACAGTTTACCCTTCTTCATGTCTTCGCAAGGTTagtgtttttcttcttttaccTTTTGTTATTACTGTTATGGCGAGAGAGAAGTTGAAAGTGGTTGAAGAGAGGGAAGACGATCCGTATCATTGGGTGAATGACGACGTTAAGACTCGTTCTTCCTCGTTTACTACTGCGGAGTCCATATCTGATTTGGGTAGTTTGACTATTGTTAGGGTTGGTTCTGCTGTTGCTGTTGAGCTTCTGCCCTGTTCCGATACTGATAGGGTTTGTGAAAGGAGAGGCGATTGGGGGTATTTCTATATGTATACCCCCTGTATCTTTGAGCTAGGTGTGAGATTTCCCTTTACTTCTTTCGAGTGTGACGTTCTTACGCAGCTTAACTGCGCGCCTTCGCAACTTCACCCGAATTCATGGGCATTTCTTCGTGCTTTTGAATGTTTGATGGATTTCGTCAGTTTTCCTTGTTCTTTGGCACTGTTTTTCTCTTTGTTTCAGTCAAAAGGTGTTCGAAAAGGTCTGTGGGTTTGCCTTAGTAGTTTCCCGTGTCATTCCTTGTTTCTCTTGTACAAATCctcattcaaaaattttaagtcctTGTTTGTTAAAGTTAGGTCGATCGAGGCCGAGTACCCTTTCTATTTGGACAATGAGCTTATCGAGAGGTTTCCTCTTTACTGGTGTTCCGAGCCGAGTCAGATTCTTGAGGCTTCTGAGTTAAATGAGGAGGAAGAGTCTCTTTTGGATTTTTTGGTTGAGGGTGTCGCTGCCAGAGAGTGTCTATCAATTTCCGATCTTCTGCGTTTGTATGATTCGGGTGATAATGAGGGCTTGAAAGCGTATATAGGTATCATTGTTTGCCTGTTATTAGTTTTGCTGAGGTTTGTAGTGTTTTCTAACCTTTGATATTTCTCAGGTGGGCGAGCTCCTCTTATTGATCCGACGAAGTTTCAGTCTTTTctgaagagaaagaaagagaaaagtggTGGTGGTGTAGGGGTGCAGAAGGACGATGGTGGTCAGGTTGCTCATTTCGCTGCTCAGCCGACGTCTTCGTACAAGAGAAAAAGGGGTGAAAATGAGAAGTCGTTGGAGATTATCTCAGAAGGTGAGCAGGAGGCTCGGGTTGGTGGTGAGGCTGTTTTTGATCGTCAGAAAAGGCTTCATGGCTTCGTTCCTGGGTCGAGCTCTCAGTCTCTGTGGAGTGAACAATTTGATTTTGCTGGGCTTTCAGAGAGGGCGTCTCAATACCCAGGGGACATGCTTATGACTCGAAGGGTTGGTGTGGAGGCCCTTGGGAAGTTTGTTCAGGTCAGTTTTCTTTGTGGTCTTGTTATTTGCTTTTGGTCTTCGATTCTTTATACTTCGTGGTTCTTTGTAGGTTGTTTCCTCTCGCTTGTTATGTGTTGGTCGCACCGTCGAGCTTATAGGTGCTGAACAACAAGAGGTGGTAGATAAGGCTTCTCAGCTTGAGGTGTCTTATAAAGAAAAATTCGCCAAGTTGGAGAAATCTTTGAAAGAAAAGGATGATGTCGTGGTTAGTGCTGTAACCAGGGCAAAGGATTCTGAGGACGAGATTGGTCGCTTAAGGGATCAGGTTCGATTGTTGCAAGCTGAGATCAAGGAGAGTGACGTTACCAAAGGGAAATTAACAGCTCGGGTTCACGAATTGGAGGAGGTAGGGATGGAGATGTTTTCTTCTGGTTTTGATCGCGCTGTTAGTCAAATCTCCCTCTTGGCTCCTGAGTTTAATTGTGACCTTTTGGACGTGACTAAGATCGTGGTTAGTGGGAAGATGATCGTGGATGGTACTGCTGAGGAGCATGGCGAGAATGCTCCTTGATTCGTGGctgtttgtaattttttgttttggcCGAGTTCGGCTTTGTAAACCGGTGTTTTGGtctttttgattttgttttgtaACTTGAATGGTGTATTTTGTTCTGGACATGTTTTGAAATACTGTTTTACTGTGATTGATTCAGCATATGCTTATTGTTTTCGGATTTTGCGGGTTAGAATTAGATTTGTCCAAAAATAGTCATTCGTATTTCTTTGAATGTGTTGTGCGTCcggcctcgttaaaaccctcCTTAGGCAAAAcccttttttgggaaaaaaaacTCTAAGGGGGGAAAAAGAGTGCCTTCATTCGCTAATTGTACAAGTTATGATCTGCACATTTTCAGGGAGGAGACATTCCAGTTCCCCGACATTGTGTTGCCTTGTAGTGTTTGAAGTTGGTAAGCCCCCATTCCGAGCACTTTTGATATTCGGAATGGGCCTTCCCAGTTTGCGGCTAGTTTGCCGTGTGAATGAGGTTGTCTAGCTTCTTTTGTTCGTCTGAGAACTAGATCACCTTCTGAGAAGATCTTCGGCACAACCTTTTTGTTGTGCTTCTTTTCTGCTAGTTGTTTCTGGGCTCTTTGTTTGATGGCGGCGAGTTCCCTATCTTCTTCGATTAGGTCAAGCTCGGTGTTTCTGGCTCTTGTGTTATGTTGTTCATCGTATAGTTCGGCTCTTAATGTTGGGATCCCGACTTCTATAGGGATTAATGCTTCCGAACCATAGACTAGCCTGAAGGGTGTCTCGCCCGTGGTGTTTTGTACTGTGGTGTTGTAGCTCCATAATATTTCCGGTATTAGCTCGGCCCACTCGCCCTTTGCGTTATCGAGCTTTTTCCTGATCGCCTGTAACACAACTCGGTTAGCGGCTTCGGCCTGCCCATTGGTTTGTAGGTGTTCAACCGAGCTAAAATGATGttgtatattaaaatttctTAAAAACGAGCCGAGCTTATTATCTGTAAATTGTCTACCATTGTCTGATATTATTTCTTTTGGTATTCCAAATCGGCATATTATGTTTTTCCATATAAAAGATCGTACCTTTTCGGCTGTTATTCTTGCTAAGGGTTGTGCTTCTATCCATTTTGAGAAGTAGTCTATTGATACTAAAAGAAATTTTACCTGTCCCGGTGCTATTGGAAATGGGCCGAGGATGTCAAGTCCCCATTTGTGAAAAGGCCAGCTTACCTCCATGCTG
Above is a genomic segment from Arachis stenosperma cultivar V10309 chromosome 1, arast.V10309.gnm1.PFL2, whole genome shotgun sequence containing:
- the LOC130977568 gene encoding uncharacterized protein LOC130977568; amino-acid sequence: MAATVAVLRTSPIRVGGQLDESRAYFHRLFWTFPPCIEAFRHYKPLISIDGTHLYGKYGGTLLVAIEQNGNSNILPVAFALVEGENAESWSFFLSHLREHVTPQPGLLVISDRHNGIKAALETPDRGWLPPSAYRAFCIRHVAANFALTFKGKDARRLLVNAAYAKTEVEFHYWFDILRSEDLAMCDWANRIEYSLWTQHCDEGRRFGHMTMNISECVNSILKGVRNLPVCSLVKATYGRLAELFVRKGREAEAQIGTGQQFS